In one Colletotrichum destructivum chromosome 2, complete sequence genomic region, the following are encoded:
- a CDS encoding Putative SAP30-binding protein, translated as MGGLVAYASSDEEDEVQEALLPLKTETSKKGTTPAHHPETNVKPSQAPPTTAEPETQSLPDNVTIGPVQQHSVPLGPSLPPMDPRPLQGTSQNGDLSQPPTSPYTASRALLRDLTLPPVPNFDIPASPPGSPPAALEAKLAQFLDLKKKGVHFNAKLTQSAALRNPSLTDKLMGFVDLDGRAGYATTLPPDLWNPVSEEVLPEWATRAALRQSQERVRAERAGLRKGGGPVEFVPAAIAGGGDVGSPATTEQSELLRAGKRNTGAF; from the exons ATGGGTGGCTTGGTCGCATATGCCAGCagtgacgaagaagacgaggttCAGGAGGCTCTCCTCCCACTGAAG ACTGAAACTTCCAAGAAAGGAACAACTCCCGCACATCACCCAGAAACAA ATGTCAAGCCATCACAAGCACCACCAACAACGGCGGAACCAGAAACGCAATCTTTGCCTGACAATGTCACCATCGGCCCAGTTCAACAACATTCAGTTCCCTTAggcccctctctccccccaaTGGACCCTCGACCACTGCAAGGCACCTCTCAGAACGGCGACCTCTCTCAACCCCCAACCTCGCCATACACAGCCTCCCGCGCTCTCCTCCGTGACCTTACTCTACCCCCAGTCCCGAACTTCGACATTCCCGCCTCGCCCCCAGGCTCACCGCccgccgctctcgaggccAAGCTTGCCCAGTTCCTCGAtctcaagaagaagggcgtcCACTTTAACGCCAAGCTGACCCAATCCGCCGCTCTCCGCAATCCGAGCTTGACAGATAAGCTCATGGGCttcgtcgatctcgacggcCGCGCAGGGTACGCCACGACATTGCCCCCGGATCTGTGGAACCCGGTGTCCGAGGAAGTGCTACCGGAGTGGGCTACGAGGGCCGCGTTGAGGCAGAGCCAAGAGAGGGTGCGCGCCGAGCGGGCGGGGTTACGGAAGGGCGGAGGGCCCGTGGAGTTTGTACCGGCGGCAATTGCCGGAGGTGGTGACGTTGGTTCCCCTGCTACGACTGAGCAGAGTGAACTATTGCGCGCTGGGAAGCGGAATACGGGCGCGTTTTGA